The Vitis vinifera cultivar Pinot Noir 40024 chromosome 1, ASM3070453v1 DNA segment ATTCTTAGTTCTCATCCTAACTGCTGAGATGATGTCTCTCAATCTTCTCTTCCAATATTTCATCAACATCTCATTTTTCACAACTGGATTATATGTTTTGGCACCCATCTACCAAACTCTTACAAGGTCCATCAGCTCAGACTCCATTTGGGCAGTAACGGTTTCACTTCTCATACTCCATCTCTTCCTGCACGACTACTCTGGGTCCACCATAAGAGCTCCTGGGGCTTTGAAGAATCCAAACTTGACAAGCTGCATCTCTTTGAATGCTTCTGTAGTGGCTTCAGTTTTTATTGCTTCTCGCCTCCCATCAAGAATACAAGTTTTCGCCATCATGCTATTCTCCTTGCAAGTCTTCCTCTTTGCTCCACTCGTCACATACTGTATTAAGAAATACTCCTTCCAGTTACACCTCTGGTTCTCTTTCGGGTTGATGGTCTTGACACTGGCCTTCGTTTACATGCTGCATCGGCTACTTTTTGTGCTGCTGCTGGGTCTGTTGGTTTTTGTGACCGTGGTCTGTCCTTACTGGCTTATAAGGATTCAGGAATTCAAGTTTGAGATCAATGGCCCCTGGGATGAGGCTAAGCTCTGTTTTGACATTACAGAATGAGATTCTTTGTGTCCATCTTCTGTATTGGTTGGAAACCTTGAAAATGATTGAGAAATCGATTTATTCATATTCCTTTTGTGTCTTTGCTTTTCCTGCTGGTTAAATTTGTAGTCTGCATATCGATTTAAGGTGAAATAGAAGTTGCATTTCCATCAAAAGGTAATATGAATGTACATTAACAATAGCAGTCTCAGAAACTAGTGCGACTGACATCAAATCTCATGCACAAGAACAACTAAACAACAATACTATTTGAATACAAAATCAGCGCGTATGATCTCAATGCTCATCCAATCTGTCATGGTTTCTCCCCACATTTCAATCCAGTTCTTCTCCGTAAGTGGAAATGTCATAATCAGCTCGGTTGCATCCTATTCTTGTTTATCACGGGATTGGGAAGGATCCTCAGTTTCACCAGGTGTAGATTGGCTTACACTGGCCTTGGCAGCAGCAAGAAAAGCAGGATCTGGTTCATGTTTGTCTGAAGGTTCCTTCATTGCCATAAAAATGTAGAAGGCGATAACTATATTGACTGATATGACAGCAATGAATCCGCTCAACAGCGTGGCAGAATAGGAGGACAACTGGGTTGAACCTGTTCCAAGTAAATAATTCTTAAGTGCAATAATAACGATGATAATGGTAATTGGTACAAGTAAACAAGCGACTACATAGGCTAAGAAGCCTACCCTAAAATTTATGGTACATTTCTCAAAATTCAGCAAAGAATCGGATTAGGTCACAAGAAAGATGAGATTAGAATATGATAGAATTTAGGACTGTTTTGAAGAGTGGCTTTTACTTCGATGCTACAGTTGAATCAGCAATTGATTGATGATCATTTGATCAGATATACATTTTCCTTAAAATGTCAATCTCAAATGTTGCAACAGAACTCTCTTTCACTCACTAACTAGctctctctcactcactcaCACACATATTCACTTCCTCCATTGTGGAATGATGTGAAATCCAAGTTGAACCCAAGATCGGAGATGTTCAACCTAAGCAAAGGAAATCAACAAAGTGCTACAATACCAGGACTGCTTTATGGTTTGGATGGTTGCAGAGTGAAGAAGCATGTTCATAAGGTAAGCATAACTGGGAACAAGACAAGATGATCAATAGACAAGGTCTGTCCATGTGCTAGTGGCTACATGATTGAAGTTTAAGGTGTCAAAGGTTAGggaaagatataaaaaatagaaaggcaTAGTTTAAGGTAGAGAGTAAATATACTTTGTCTAGCAACAAACATTGTGGCCCTAGCTAGAAGGGAATGTAGAAGACAATTTGTGTTGCCAAACCCAAAATGCTTGGCACCAGGATTTGTTGAACTGAGTTAAGAATCTCAAACATCCTTCAAGTTCAACTATCACATGCATTTGGACATATAATTACATCCATTTTCATAAATACCTAATATATAAGCTTACCAGGAAACAAATTATGGTTAAAACCATATAAGATTGCAATGGGTGCAATCCACATCAACATTGACGCAATGAAGAACTTCTTAATTACTCCTGCCATCTGCGCCTCCAATctacaaagaaataaaactcgATGCTGTGAAAGACTATCACACCAAGCTCATGAAACTGAAATGTTTGTAAAGGCAAATGATGAATACCCTTATGTTAGTCTAGAAGTGTATAAGACTTATGCCATGAGATTCAACTCAATATGCAACCCTGAGGCTCAAATACCGTATGGTTGATTCCCATAGTGCAGGGCAGACATAAGGAAAATGTCTCACACCTTGCTTCAGATAGCttctttaattttgaatttcacaATCACATTTGCTTGATCACATTTAGGATGCTAGATATGCTTATGATATGGAGGGCACATATTGTAGCTACTTGT contains these protein-coding regions:
- the LOC100261218 gene encoding phosphatidylinositol N-acetylglucosaminyltransferase subunit C, with product MDSSINENPSPTRSRWRKVAYGGMQPGFDDNHTDETFLEAMVMNTNVVKRSMLKVMQDSVSISQYLCIVALVILVWTCTLRSTLNENTLLLLDVSLLGLGFLVLILTAEMMSLNLLFQYFINISFFTTGLYVLAPIYQTLTRSISSDSIWAVTVSLLILHLFLHDYSGSTIRAPGALKNPNLTSCISLNASVVASVFIASRLPSRIQVFAIMLFSLQVFLFAPLVTYCIKKYSFQLHLWFSFGLMVLTLAFVYMLHRLLFVLLLGLLVFVTVVCPYWLIRIQEFKFEINGPWDEAKLCFDITE